The DNA segment ATTTCATATTTTGGCGTGCAGCCACTTTCGCTTGTTCTTTATTCGCTTCAGAAATTTGCGTTTGTTTCACTAATTCTTGGTAATAAAGATCCACTTCAGGCCCGATCACCACCTGAAATTGCCCCGCATTAGTAAAGCAACCTTTCACCATTGGCAAGGCTTCAATGCCTTTCACATCGGCAATTTCAGGTTGATTTAACACAAAACGCAAACGCGTAATACAATGTGTTGCTGTCGCAATATTCTCTTTCCCACCAATTAGCTGGATTAATTGCGTGATATATTGAGGATTAATTTTCTTTGCCATAATTTTTCCTTTCGTCTAAAAAATGTTCGTGCGTATCTTACGCCTTTTTATTTTTCTCTCAATGGGAACGTTCCCAATCTGTGATCTAAATCACATATTTAGATGAAAAATAGGGCAGTGATAAGATAAAAGGAAAATCAAGCAAAAGTGCGGTGAGAAATTTGGGGATTTTCTACGAAGAAGATTGATTAACGCAAATTTGAACCCTTGGGATAAAAATCTGCAATGATAACAATCTCATTGACGACAATGAATTTTACAGAATGTCCATATTTCAATGGGTAAATATGGAAATTTCCATCATCATAAGCTGCAGCGACAAAGCTGAGTTTTTCAGCGGTTGAACGCATTGTTTCTAAAAAAGTTTCAGCAATGTTTTTATTCAGACTGTCATTATAAATATAGTCTGCCTTATCTAATAATTTCGCCTCTGCACGATCAGACCAAAATATAAGGTAATCTTGTTTCATCAACGAGTAAGTCCATTTTCTAACACATATTCTAATTTTCCCATCACTTCATCGTGGGGAATAAGTTTGATTTTTCCTGTTAGCACATCTTGTAAAAAACGCTGTTCTTCAGTTAGAGAATGTTCAAATGTAGATAGTATTTGCTTTTGGAAAGCAGTTTGCGATTGTTTTTCAACTTTTTGCATAATGTTTCCTTTTGAATAAATTTTTCTTTAGTCAATCTTAATCGTCTTTTTGCACGGTTGCAATAAAAAGCGAGTGGAAAGGAAATGTTTAATGCCCCTAAAAAACACTAAACCAACCCACAATCAATACAACTCGCCTTAATTTCGCTGTTTTCTAATAAATCAAATAATTGTTTGACGGCTTGTTTGCCAGCGGTGGTGAAGCCGAGATCCACGCTTAGGGTTTGTGGGAAGAGGAATCGCAATAGTGGGTTGTTGCCGATGCCGGCAACGCTGATATGGGTGATGTGATGTTCTTGCAGCCATTTTACCACGCCGATTGCCAAGGTGTCGGTGGCACAGACAATGGCGGAAATTCGCGAAAAATCCACCACACTTGCTAATTGATAAGCGCTGTCGTAGCTCAGCTCACCCAGCACAGCATTTGGGGTAAGCTGATGATCTTGACAAAAGCGAACATAGGCTTGATGACGCAAGTAACCTGTTGTCATATCGCTTTCTTGCACCCCCAGATAAGCAATTTTTTGATGACCTTGTTGCAGCAGTTTTTCTAGCAGCAGGGTTACGGCACGTTGTTCATCATAATATACACAAGAAAATTGTGGATAATGGCGTGCAATGACCACTAATTTTTTTTCCCAACCTTGCAAATCTTGTTCTTCTAAGCCTG comes from the Avibacterium avium genome and includes:
- a CDS encoding type II toxin-antitoxin system RelE/ParE family toxin; the encoded protein is MKQDYLIFWSDRAEAKLLDKADYIYNDSLNKNIAETFLETMRSTAEKLSFVAAAYDDGNFHIYPLKYGHSVKFIVVNEIVIIADFYPKGSNLR
- the treR gene encoding trehalose operon repressor TreR, encoding MAKKLTIKDIAALAGVGKSTVSRVLNQDSKVSAETREKIQAIIQAHNFTPSQSARAMRGQGNPMIGIIVTRLSSNAENQALSAMLPLLYAANCEPIIVESQMEMHRLQEHLKFFQQRRVNGVILFAFSGLEEQDLQGWEKKLVVIARHYPQFSCVYYDEQRAVTLLLEKLLQQGHQKIAYLGVQESDMTTGYLRHQAYVRFCQDHQLTPNAVLGELSYDSAYQLASVVDFSRISAIVCATDTLAIGVVKWLQEHHITHISVAGIGNNPLLRFLFPQTLSVDLGFTTAGKQAVKQLFDLLENSEIKASCIDCGLV